A window of the Vibrio ostreae genome harbors these coding sequences:
- a CDS encoding MetS family NSS transporter small subunit, which yields MTTGAIIMMILGLGITWGGAAICIRKAMNKSQ from the coding sequence ATGACCACTGGTGCAATCATCATGATGATTCTGGGTTTAGGGATTACCTGGGGTGGCGCAGCCATCTGTATCCGTAAAGCGATGAATAAATCACAGTAA
- a CDS encoding PTS transporter subunit EIIC, whose product MKGFFSKLSQSIMLPIALLPAAGIMLGIGGSFTNPTMIEAYNISVLQDGTILNSFLQVMTAAGGIVFANLPVMFALAIAVGFARAEKGAAALAALISYLVMNVAIAKTLTVANMINLDSNTVVLMGSEYPGVLADVLGISNTLSMGVFGGLIAGAITVVLHNKYHDAKLPDYLGFFGGARFVPIISAFAALFYGIVLTFIWPFFGAAFGAIGAALGEMTASGHGYVASLIFGIIERSLIPVGLHHVFYLPLWQTEIGGTATIAGEVIKGTQNMFFASLASGDFSQFTSTNFMTGKFPFMMFGLPAAAYAMYTLADDENKKAAGGLLFSVALTAFLTGITEPIEFTFLFLAPALYYAVHVPLAGLSFLLMDMLNVKVGMTFSGGFIDFALFGVLPGVTGVENNWYFIPLVGIAYAFVYFFVFRWFIVKFDVKTPGRKGSAVAVVSKKDYHAAKGGAAGDNQKAKDMIEALGGAENIVDVDACITRLRITVKDGAQVKGNEHWTQELGARGLVKVGETGIQAIYGAEAAGYKAQINSLLGK is encoded by the coding sequence ATGAAAGGTTTCTTTAGTAAACTTTCACAGTCCATTATGTTACCCATCGCGCTGTTACCAGCGGCGGGTATCATGCTGGGTATCGGGGGTAGTTTTACTAACCCAACAATGATCGAAGCGTACAACATCAGTGTGCTTCAGGACGGAACTATTCTGAATAGCTTCCTGCAAGTAATGACTGCCGCTGGCGGCATCGTATTTGCTAACCTGCCAGTTATGTTTGCGCTGGCAATCGCCGTGGGTTTTGCGCGTGCTGAAAAAGGTGCTGCTGCACTGGCTGCGTTGATCTCATACCTGGTAATGAACGTTGCAATCGCGAAAACGCTGACTGTAGCGAACATGATCAACCTGGACTCTAACACAGTCGTACTGATGGGCAGCGAATACCCGGGCGTACTGGCTGATGTGCTGGGTATCAGCAACACACTGAGTATGGGTGTGTTCGGTGGTCTGATCGCAGGTGCTATCACGGTTGTTCTGCATAACAAATACCACGACGCGAAACTACCTGATTACCTGGGTTTCTTCGGTGGCGCACGTTTTGTTCCAATTATTAGTGCATTTGCTGCGCTGTTCTACGGCATCGTTCTGACCTTTATCTGGCCATTCTTTGGTGCTGCGTTCGGTGCAATCGGTGCGGCTCTGGGTGAGATGACTGCAAGTGGCCACGGTTACGTTGCGTCTCTGATCTTCGGTATCATCGAGCGTTCTCTGATCCCTGTTGGTCTGCACCACGTGTTCTACCTGCCACTATGGCAAACTGAAATCGGCGGTACTGCGACTATCGCTGGTGAAGTGATCAAGGGTACACAGAACATGTTCTTCGCTTCTCTGGCAAGCGGTGACTTCTCTCAATTTACTTCAACCAACTTCATGACTGGTAAGTTCCCGTTCATGATGTTCGGTCTGCCAGCAGCAGCGTACGCTATGTACACTCTGGCGGATGACGAGAACAAAAAAGCAGCCGGTGGTCTTCTGTTCTCAGTTGCTCTGACTGCATTCCTGACTGGTATCACTGAACCAATCGAATTTACCTTCTTGTTCCTGGCTCCAGCTCTGTACTATGCAGTGCACGTGCCGCTGGCAGGTCTGTCATTCCTGCTGATGGATATGCTCAATGTTAAAGTTGGTATGACATTCAGTGGCGGTTTCATTGACTTCGCTCTGTTTGGTGTACTGCCAGGTGTGACTGGTGTTGAGAACAACTGGTACTTCATCCCGCTAGTTGGTATCGCTTACGCGTTCGTTTACTTCTTCGTGTTCCGTTGGTTCATCGTGAAGTTCGACGTCAAGACTCCAGGCCGTAAAGGCAGCGCAGTTGCCGTGGTTTCTAAGAAAGACTACCACGCAGCAAAAGGCGGTGCAGCTGGTGACAACCAGAAAGCGAAAGACATGATTGAAGCTCTGGGTGGTGCAGAAAACATCGTTGATGTGGATGCATGTATCACTCGTCTGCGTATCACTGTTAAAGATGGCGCACAGGTGAAAGGCAACGAACACTGGACTCAAGAGCTGGGTGCTCGTGGTCTGGTTAAAGTTGGCGAAACTGGTATCCAGGCAATCTACGGCGCAGAAGCTGCAGGTTACAAAGCACAAATCAACTCTCTGCTTGGTAAGTAA
- a CDS encoding sodium-dependent transporter — MKREQWGSRAGFILAAVGSAVGLGNIWRFPYMAYENGGGAFFIPYLFAMITAGIPFMILEFSMGQRNRGSAPATLSRINAKFEWLGWFQVGVAAVIGVYYVAVIGWAISYFGMSFDQSWGTDTNAFFFSEYLGLGDNSPTNLGGIQWKIVLAMVIAWAITYAAIVGGVKSGIERASKVMMPVLFVMVLLLIGRMLFLPGALDGVNYMFQPDFSKIWDVKVWAAAYGQIFFTLSIGFAIMLAYSSYLPQKSDITNNAFMTVLLNCGFSILAGIMIFSVLGYMAQEQGKPLTEVVSAGVGLAFVTLPAAINLLPLPYVFGPLLFLALIVAGLSSHISILEAVTSAVIDKMGWSRKKAANIVIGVSFIVSMAFATNGGLLLLDLVDHFANNIGIMSSCLVELVLMTWLVKVSDARKYVNSVSDFAVGIWFDICLRFISPVILAIIVVTKVKTLMTEGYGGYDLTLGWALIGVLFIIGVAVNAMSRKENNA, encoded by the coding sequence ATGAAGCGAGAACAATGGGGTTCCCGAGCCGGTTTTATTCTGGCTGCTGTGGGCTCAGCAGTGGGACTGGGAAACATCTGGCGTTTCCCGTATATGGCGTATGAAAACGGCGGTGGCGCCTTCTTCATTCCTTACCTGTTTGCCATGATCACCGCCGGTATTCCGTTTATGATCCTGGAATTCTCTATGGGTCAGCGTAACCGCGGTTCAGCTCCGGCGACGCTGTCACGTATTAACGCAAAATTTGAATGGCTGGGCTGGTTCCAGGTAGGCGTTGCCGCTGTGATTGGGGTTTACTACGTCGCTGTTATCGGCTGGGCGATCTCCTACTTTGGTATGTCGTTTGACCAAAGCTGGGGGACAGATACTAACGCCTTCTTCTTTAGTGAATATCTGGGCCTTGGTGACAACTCTCCGACCAACCTGGGCGGCATTCAGTGGAAGATCGTGCTGGCAATGGTGATTGCCTGGGCCATCACTTACGCTGCGATCGTTGGCGGGGTTAAATCCGGTATCGAACGTGCTTCTAAAGTGATGATGCCTGTACTGTTTGTCATGGTACTGCTGCTTATCGGTCGTATGCTGTTCCTGCCAGGTGCACTGGATGGTGTGAACTACATGTTCCAGCCAGATTTCAGCAAAATCTGGGATGTGAAAGTGTGGGCAGCCGCTTATGGCCAGATCTTCTTCACCCTGAGTATCGGCTTTGCCATCATGCTGGCTTACTCCAGCTACCTGCCGCAAAAATCAGACATCACCAACAACGCATTTATGACGGTGTTGCTCAACTGTGGTTTCTCGATTCTGGCCGGTATCATGATCTTTTCGGTACTGGGTTACATGGCGCAGGAGCAAGGTAAACCGCTGACGGAAGTTGTCTCTGCCGGTGTAGGTCTGGCGTTCGTTACTCTGCCAGCGGCGATTAACCTGCTGCCACTGCCTTACGTATTTGGCCCGCTGCTGTTCCTGGCACTGATCGTCGCCGGTCTGAGCTCACACATTTCGATTCTGGAAGCCGTAACTTCAGCCGTGATCGATAAAATGGGCTGGAGCCGTAAGAAAGCGGCCAACATCGTTATCGGTGTCAGCTTCATCGTATCCATGGCTTTTGCAACCAACGGCGGCCTGCTGCTGCTGGATCTGGTAGACCACTTCGCTAACAACATCGGCATCATGTCGAGCTGTCTGGTTGAACTGGTGCTGATGACCTGGCTGGTTAAAGTGTCTGATGCGCGTAAATACGTTAACTCAGTATCCGATTTCGCGGTTGGCATTTGGTTCGATATCTGTCTGCGCTTTATCTCACCAGTTATTCTGGCCATCATTGTGGTGACTAAGGTGAAAACTCTGATGACCGAAGGCTACGGCGGTTACGATCTCACACTGGGCTGGGCGCTGATTGGCGTACTGTTTATCATTGGTGTCGCGGTGAACGCGATGAGCCGTAAGGAGAATAACGCATGA
- a CDS encoding chemotaxis protein CheV, which produces MSGILNTVDQRTNLVGENRLELLLFSLNSRQVFAINVFKVREVIKVPKTTKMPGSHPNIIGVASLRGVSVPIIDLRQAIGFPPSREENPEQNLIITEYNRTVQGFLVGQVRNIVNTAWTEIQPPPKSVGRSNYLTAITQIKEQDQTKIVEIIDVEKVLAEIIEYDVSISEEILDPTLVNDMVGRNVLIVDDSSTARNQIKGTLSQLGLNIIECSDGLEALNFLKGLCDKGKNINQELLMLITDAEMPEMDGYKLTYEVRNDPRMADLFITLNTSLSGSFNEAMVQKVGCNRFISKFQPDLLVEAVQDRLRELI; this is translated from the coding sequence ATGTCGGGTATTTTGAATACGGTCGATCAGCGTACCAATCTGGTAGGTGAGAACCGCCTGGAATTGTTATTGTTCAGTCTGAATAGCCGCCAGGTGTTTGCTATCAATGTGTTTAAAGTTCGGGAAGTGATTAAAGTTCCGAAAACCACTAAGATGCCAGGCTCTCATCCTAACATTATCGGTGTCGCCTCTTTACGGGGTGTCTCAGTCCCGATTATTGACCTGAGGCAGGCGATTGGCTTCCCGCCTTCGCGCGAGGAAAATCCGGAGCAGAATCTTATTATCACCGAATACAACCGAACCGTGCAGGGTTTTCTGGTCGGGCAGGTGCGTAATATTGTCAATACCGCGTGGACTGAAATTCAGCCACCGCCAAAATCGGTCGGGCGTTCGAACTATCTGACCGCGATTACTCAAATCAAAGAACAGGATCAGACCAAGATCGTTGAGATCATTGATGTGGAAAAAGTACTGGCTGAAATTATTGAGTATGATGTGTCGATCTCCGAAGAGATCCTGGATCCGACTCTGGTCAATGACATGGTCGGTCGTAATGTTCTGATCGTGGACGACTCCTCGACAGCGCGTAACCAGATCAAGGGGACCTTGTCTCAGCTCGGTCTCAACATCATTGAATGCAGTGACGGCCTGGAAGCGCTTAATTTCCTCAAGGGTTTGTGCGATAAAGGCAAGAACATCAACCAGGAATTGCTGATGTTGATCACCGATGCCGAGATGCCGGAGATGGATGGCTATAAGCTGACCTATGAAGTACGTAATGACCCGCGTATGGCCGATCTGTTTATTACTCTGAACACCTCGTTAAGTGGCAGCTTTAATGAAGCCATGGTGCAGAAAGTCGGGTGTAACCGATTTATCTCCAAGTTCCAGCCGGATTTGTTGGTGGAAGCGGTGCAGGATCGCCTGCGCGAACTTATTTAA
- the holB gene encoding DNA polymerase III subunit delta', which yields MQPIYPWLNDAWLSWQARLKNQTFSAATLIAAPAGVGAFQLVKPFAAALMCSAQDGEACGFCHSCDLMQSGNHPDYHVVRPEKEGRSISVEQIRHCNRLAQESSQLSGYRLIVIEPAEAMNESAANALLKTLEEPAGKCVFVLVTTRISHILPTIVSRCQQINVAEPATQMVSCWLSETLDKSVPPYAAHIHANAPLTTQVFIAEGGVADYSALESQFIAALQGDVSALINCAKAAAAQPVQRLSWLWYLLTDAQKVQFGIRQAYFTPGCEQVAGLMNFAQLQQQTDRLAKLIEQLRTFTGLNGELLITDWLLKLNEEACL from the coding sequence ATGCAACCGATTTATCCCTGGCTGAATGATGCCTGGTTGTCCTGGCAGGCACGGCTTAAAAACCAGACCTTTTCTGCTGCGACCCTGATTGCAGCGCCGGCTGGTGTGGGCGCCTTTCAGCTGGTTAAACCGTTTGCCGCGGCACTGATGTGTTCAGCGCAGGACGGTGAAGCGTGCGGGTTCTGCCACAGCTGCGATTTGATGCAGTCGGGGAATCATCCTGACTATCATGTGGTTCGGCCAGAAAAAGAGGGCCGTTCTATCAGTGTTGAGCAAATTCGTCACTGTAATCGTCTGGCGCAGGAATCGTCGCAACTGTCCGGCTACCGGCTGATAGTGATTGAACCTGCCGAAGCGATGAATGAATCGGCAGCTAATGCGCTGCTCAAAACGCTGGAAGAACCGGCAGGTAAGTGCGTGTTTGTGTTAGTGACGACGCGCATTAGTCATATTCTGCCGACCATAGTGAGCCGCTGTCAGCAAATCAACGTCGCAGAACCAGCGACACAGATGGTGTCTTGCTGGCTGAGTGAGACTCTGGATAAAAGCGTGCCGCCTTATGCCGCGCACATTCATGCCAATGCGCCATTGACCACACAGGTATTCATTGCCGAAGGGGGAGTGGCGGATTACAGCGCGCTGGAAAGTCAGTTTATTGCTGCGCTGCAAGGTGATGTCAGTGCATTGATCAATTGCGCCAAAGCGGCGGCAGCGCAGCCGGTACAACGTTTAAGCTGGTTATGGTATTTACTGACAGATGCGCAGAAAGTGCAGTTTGGCATTCGGCAGGCGTATTTTACGCCGGGTTGTGAACAGGTTGCCGGGCTGATGAACTTTGCTCAGTTACAGCAACAGACTGACCGTCTGGCTAAACTGATAGAACAACTGAGAACGTTCACCGGTTTGAACGGTGAGCTGCTGATCACTGATTGGTTACTGAAATTAAATGAGGAAGCATGTTTGTAG
- the pyk gene encoding pyruvate kinase: MTSALRRTKIVTTLGPSTDKGEILEAIIRAGANVVRMNFSHGSADDHKLRAQKVREISARLGKHVAILGDLQGPKIRVSTFKEGKIELVEGERFILDAELAPGEGDKDAVGIDYKALPNDVQREDILLLDDGRVQLQVISVEGNKIHTSVLVGGPLSNNKGINKKGGGLSAHALTEKDKRDILLAAEIKVDYLAVSFPRNGTDMDYARRLARDAGLEARMVAKVERAETVASDENIDDIVRASDVIMVARGDLGVEIGDPELIGVQKKLITRAKSLNRVVITATQMMESMITNPMPTRAEVMDVANAVLDGTDAVMLSGETAAGKYPVETVKAMAEVCIGAEKMFEANQQNYRIDRSFSTAEETVAMSTIYAANHLEGVKAMVNLTESGRTSLMTSRLNSILPIFAMSRNDSTLNRCALYRGVMPFYFDSKQGEGFEVAQAALEALKEKKLLAFGDLVIITQGDIMDVEGSTNCMRILPVL, from the coding sequence ATGACCTCAGCTCTACGCAGAACGAAAATTGTCACCACTTTAGGGCCTTCAACCGATAAAGGGGAAATACTGGAAGCCATCATTCGTGCCGGCGCGAATGTGGTACGCATGAATTTTTCCCACGGCAGTGCCGATGATCACAAACTGCGCGCGCAGAAAGTGCGTGAAATTTCCGCCCGACTGGGTAAACACGTCGCCATTCTGGGTGACTTACAAGGGCCAAAAATCCGGGTATCGACCTTCAAGGAAGGAAAAATCGAACTGGTCGAAGGTGAACGATTCATTCTGGATGCCGAACTCGCGCCCGGCGAAGGTGATAAAGATGCGGTAGGCATCGACTACAAAGCACTGCCCAATGACGTACAACGGGAAGATATCCTGCTGCTCGATGACGGCCGGGTACAATTGCAGGTGATTAGCGTTGAGGGCAATAAGATCCATACCAGCGTTCTGGTCGGTGGACCATTATCAAATAATAAAGGTATTAATAAGAAAGGCGGCGGACTGTCTGCCCATGCGTTAACGGAAAAAGACAAACGCGACATCCTGCTGGCGGCTGAAATCAAAGTGGACTATCTGGCGGTCTCTTTCCCGCGAAACGGCACCGATATGGATTATGCCCGCCGTCTGGCACGCGATGCCGGCCTTGAAGCGCGTATGGTCGCGAAAGTCGAACGGGCCGAAACGGTCGCCAGCGATGAAAACATTGATGACATTGTCCGGGCATCCGATGTCATTATGGTCGCTCGCGGCGATTTGGGGGTTGAGATTGGTGATCCGGAGCTGATTGGCGTGCAGAAAAAACTGATTACCCGAGCTAAATCGCTCAACCGCGTCGTCATTACGGCGACCCAGATGATGGAATCGATGATCACTAATCCGATGCCAACCCGCGCAGAAGTGATGGACGTGGCCAATGCGGTGCTGGACGGCACCGATGCCGTGATGCTGTCAGGAGAAACGGCGGCCGGCAAATATCCGGTAGAAACCGTCAAAGCCATGGCCGAAGTGTGTATCGGGGCAGAGAAAATGTTTGAAGCCAATCAGCAGAACTACCGGATTGACCGCTCATTTTCGACCGCCGAAGAGACAGTGGCGATGTCGACAATATACGCTGCGAACCATTTGGAAGGGGTTAAAGCCATGGTCAATCTGACTGAATCCGGCCGGACCTCACTGATGACTTCACGTCTTAATTCCATCTTGCCTATCTTTGCCATGTCACGCAATGACAGCACACTCAACCGCTGTGCTCTGTACCGCGGCGTCATGCCATTTTATTTCGACAGTAAACAAGGTGAAGGCTTTGAGGTGGCTCAGGCTGCGCTGGAAGCGCTGAAAGAGAAAAAACTGCTGGCGTTTGGTGACCTGGTGATCATCACCCAGGGCGATATCATGGATGTGGAAGGCTCAACCAACTGTATGCGTATTTTACCGGTACTGTAA
- the mlc gene encoding sugar metabolism global transcriptional regulator Mlc produces MYMAQPGHIDHIKQVNAGRVYKLIDQKGPISRIDLSKESELAPASITKITRELIDAHLIHETTVQEAISRGRPAIGLQVNNQGWQFLSMRLGRGYLTIALHELGGEVLIDTKIDIHEIDQDDVLQRLLFEIDEFFQTYAEQLGRVTSIAITLPGLVNSEQGVVLQMPHYNVENLALGEAIFQATGLPVFVANDTRAWALAEKLFGHSQDVDNSVLISIHHGLGAGIILDGRVLQGRHGNIGELGHIQIDPHGKRCHCGNIGCLETVASSQAIRQQVTERIAAGEASCLSDQEEISIEDICLAAAEGDPLSVDVIEKLGRYLGSAIAIVINLFNPEKILIGGVINQAKSVLYPAIQRCIEEQSLPVYHQDLQLVESRFYKQATMPGAALIKQALYDGLLLMKVVEG; encoded by the coding sequence ATGTATATGGCTCAACCAGGCCATATTGATCACATCAAACAGGTCAATGCTGGCCGTGTATATAAACTTATCGATCAAAAAGGTCCCATTTCTCGTATCGACTTATCGAAAGAGAGTGAACTCGCCCCCGCCAGCATTACTAAAATTACCCGCGAATTAATTGATGCCCATCTGATTCATGAAACGACAGTCCAGGAAGCGATCAGCCGTGGTCGTCCGGCGATCGGATTGCAGGTCAACAACCAGGGCTGGCAGTTTTTATCCATGCGTCTTGGACGCGGTTATCTGACCATAGCGCTGCATGAGTTGGGCGGCGAGGTGTTGATCGATACTAAAATAGACATCCATGAAATTGACCAGGATGATGTCCTGCAGCGTCTGCTGTTTGAAATCGATGAGTTTTTCCAGACTTATGCCGAGCAGCTCGGGCGGGTGACCAGTATCGCGATTACTTTGCCGGGGCTGGTCAATTCAGAGCAGGGTGTGGTGCTGCAAATGCCGCATTACAACGTGGAAAATCTGGCTCTCGGTGAAGCGATTTTTCAGGCAACCGGTTTACCGGTCTTTGTCGCGAATGATACCAGAGCCTGGGCGTTGGCAGAAAAATTGTTTGGCCATTCCCAGGATGTCGACAACTCCGTCCTGATCTCAATCCACCACGGCTTAGGCGCTGGTATTATTCTTGACGGCCGGGTACTGCAGGGCAGGCACGGCAACATCGGTGAACTGGGGCATATTCAGATTGATCCGCACGGCAAGCGTTGTCATTGCGGCAATATCGGTTGTCTGGAAACGGTCGCCAGTTCTCAGGCGATTCGTCAGCAAGTTACCGAGCGTATTGCGGCCGGAGAAGCCTCGTGCCTGAGTGATCAGGAAGAGATCAGTATCGAAGACATCTGTCTGGCAGCGGCCGAAGGCGATCCGCTCTCGGTCGATGTGATTGAAAAGCTGGGACGTTATCTGGGTTCGGCGATTGCCATCGTCATCAACCTGTTCAACCCGGAAAAAATCTTGATTGGTGGTGTGATTAACCAGGCGAAGAGTGTTTTGTATCCGGCCATCCAGCGTTGTATCGAAGAACAGAGTCTGCCGGTTTACCATCAGGATTTACAGTTGGTGGAATCTCGCTTCTACAAACAGGCGACCATGCCGGGCGCGGCACTGATCAAGCAGGCGTTATATGACGGTTTGTTGCTGATGAAAGTGGTCGAAGGGTAA
- a CDS encoding TatD family hydrolase — protein sequence MFVDSHCHLDKLDYDELHNGIEDVIEKARQANVKQLLSVGVTLDSFAGMLEMITPYDNVYASCGVHPLDVASDFELARFQEYASHPKVVAIGETGLDYHYEPETAPLQQERFKQHIETAVALNKPLIIHTRNARQDTLDILRAGGAERCGGVIHCFTEDLAFAEAAMELGFYISVSGIVTFRQAQELKDVVKQLPLERLLIETDSPYLAPVPHRGKQNQPAYVVEVAAYIAQLKGISLKEVAEKTTQNFQQLFLR from the coding sequence ATGTTTGTAGATTCGCACTGTCATCTCGATAAACTCGATTATGATGAATTACATAACGGCATCGAAGATGTGATAGAAAAGGCCAGGCAGGCTAATGTAAAACAGCTGCTTTCGGTCGGGGTAACTCTGGATTCATTTGCCGGCATGCTGGAAATGATCACGCCTTACGATAATGTTTACGCTTCCTGTGGCGTACACCCGCTCGATGTTGCGAGTGATTTTGAACTCGCCCGTTTTCAGGAATATGCATCACATCCCAAAGTGGTTGCGATTGGTGAAACCGGTCTGGATTACCATTATGAGCCGGAAACGGCGCCGCTCCAGCAAGAGCGATTTAAGCAGCATATCGAAACAGCAGTAGCGCTCAACAAGCCGCTGATTATTCATACCCGAAATGCCCGTCAGGATACACTGGATATTCTGCGTGCGGGCGGAGCGGAGCGCTGTGGTGGTGTCATTCACTGTTTTACCGAGGATCTGGCGTTTGCCGAGGCGGCGATGGAGCTGGGTTTTTACATTTCTGTCTCCGGTATCGTCACCTTTCGCCAGGCGCAAGAACTGAAAGATGTGGTGAAGCAGTTACCACTAGAGCGCCTGCTCATTGAGACCGATTCGCCTTATCTGGCGCCGGTTCCGCACCGCGGTAAGCAAAACCAACCGGCATATGTGGTTGAAGTCGCGGCTTATATTGCGCAGCTCAAAGGTATCTCTCTTAAGGAAGTCGCTGAAAAAACCACCCAAAATTTCCAGCAACTTTTTTTACGATAA
- a CDS encoding porin family protein: protein MRSLQFIVFVFGCWLSATATADVYLTPSAGYALGGKVEDNTGQSYDLNASSTLAITLEVPFQTGRVGLFYARQSTDVDTAGDQATLHYLLFQSRINYQLESNWSSYLGAGLGASYFDASWVGNKSGFAASIFTGLDYHITSSVALSSQIRWLGTVVDNETSALCSLPEPGRCIVRFQSDWMNQFSANLGLTIRF, encoded by the coding sequence ATGCGCTCGCTTCAATTTATCGTTTTTGTGTTTGGTTGTTGGCTCTCTGCCACGGCCACGGCTGACGTTTACCTGACACCCTCCGCCGGTTACGCACTGGGTGGAAAAGTGGAAGACAATACCGGCCAGTCTTATGACCTCAACGCCTCTTCCACGCTGGCAATCACACTGGAAGTGCCATTTCAAACCGGCCGGGTAGGTCTGTTCTACGCCCGGCAGTCTACCGATGTCGACACAGCCGGGGATCAAGCGACGCTGCACTACCTGTTGTTTCAGAGCCGGATTAATTATCAGCTTGAGTCTAACTGGAGCAGTTACCTAGGCGCAGGCCTCGGCGCTTCCTACTTTGATGCCAGCTGGGTCGGTAACAAATCCGGATTCGCAGCCAGCATTTTCACTGGGCTCGACTATCATATAACTTCATCCGTTGCACTCAGCAGTCAGATTCGCTGGCTCGGAACCGTGGTCGATAATGAAACCAGTGCGTTGTGCAGCCTGCCGGAACCGGGACGCTGTATTGTGCGCTTTCAGTCAGACTGGATGAACCAGTTCTCGGCCAATCTGGGTCTGACCATACGCTTCTGA
- the cydH gene encoding cytochrome bd-I oxidase subunit CydH: MERDLKFALCVVVAVFVVLIGFGTIAISN; the protein is encoded by the coding sequence ATGGAACGCGATCTCAAATTTGCACTGTGTGTGGTGGTGGCCGTGTTTGTAGTATTGATTGGCTTTGGAACGATAGCCATTTCAAATTAA
- the ptsG gene encoding PTS glucose transporter subunit IIBC: MFNNSFANLQRVGKALMLPVSVLPVAGILLGVGAANFSWLPEIVSHLMEQAGGSVFGQMALLFAVGVSLGFTNNDGVSGLSAIVGYGIMVATLKVMAAAMGVDSIDTGVLGGILAGGVAAWAFNRFYKIQLPDYLGFFAGKRAVPIITGFLSIILGVILSFIWPPIGAVIASFSDWAAHQNPVLAFGIYGVVERSLIPFGLHHIWNVPFFYEAGTCVNGAGETVHGIMTCFLTADDASRAAGNGFGQLAGGYLFKMFGLPAAAFAIAHCAKPENRAKVMGIMASAALTSFLTGITEPIEFSFLFIAPVLYGIHALLAGLAFVLTNSLGVVHGHTFSNGFIDFVVQSSRADNMLLLVGLGVAYAVLYYVVFTFVIRALDLKTPGREDESADTTTASGTEMAGELVAAFGGKANITNLDACITRLRVSVADTDAVDQDKLKKLGAAGVVVVSGGVQAIFGTKSDNLKTDMDEWIRNHS, translated from the coding sequence ATGTTTAACAACTCGTTTGCTAACCTGCAAAGAGTCGGTAAGGCGCTGATGCTTCCAGTATCAGTTCTGCCAGTTGCGGGTATTCTGCTTGGGGTAGGGGCGGCTAATTTTAGCTGGCTACCCGAAATTGTTTCCCATCTGATGGAGCAGGCCGGTGGTTCAGTATTCGGCCAGATGGCATTATTGTTTGCGGTGGGGGTATCTCTGGGCTTTACCAACAACGATGGTGTGTCAGGTTTATCGGCTATCGTCGGATACGGTATTATGGTCGCTACCCTTAAAGTAATGGCTGCTGCCATGGGCGTCGACAGCATAGATACCGGTGTGTTAGGTGGTATTCTGGCTGGTGGTGTCGCTGCGTGGGCTTTTAACCGCTTTTATAAAATTCAGTTGCCTGATTACCTGGGCTTTTTCGCCGGCAAACGCGCCGTACCGATTATCACCGGTTTCTTATCTATCATTCTGGGTGTCATCCTCTCTTTTATCTGGCCGCCAATCGGTGCTGTGATCGCTTCGTTCTCAGACTGGGCTGCCCATCAAAACCCTGTTCTGGCATTCGGTATTTACGGTGTGGTTGAGCGCTCTCTGATCCCATTTGGCCTGCACCATATCTGGAACGTTCCTTTTTTCTACGAAGCCGGGACTTGTGTTAACGGTGCTGGTGAAACGGTACACGGTATCATGACTTGTTTCCTGACCGCCGACGATGCGTCTCGTGCGGCCGGGAATGGTTTTGGTCAGCTGGCGGGGGGGTACCTGTTTAAAATGTTTGGTCTGCCTGCCGCTGCATTTGCGATAGCACATTGTGCCAAGCCTGAGAACCGGGCTAAAGTCATGGGTATCATGGCTTCAGCAGCACTGACGTCGTTTTTGACCGGTATTACAGAGCCGATCGAATTCTCGTTCCTGTTTATTGCACCGGTGCTATACGGCATTCATGCGCTGCTGGCGGGTTTAGCATTCGTGCTGACTAACTCCCTGGGCGTGGTGCATGGTCATACCTTCTCAAACGGTTTTATTGACTTTGTCGTGCAGTCCTCCCGAGCCGATAACATGTTACTGCTGGTCGGTCTGGGTGTGGCTTATGCGGTGCTGTATTACGTGGTGTTCACTTTTGTTATCCGTGCACTGGATTTGAAAACGCCGGGGCGTGAAGATGAAAGCGCGGATACCACCACAGCGTCAGGCACAGAAATGGCTGGTGAGTTGGTGGCTGCTTTCGGGGGCAAAGCCAATATTACTAATCTGGATGCGTGTATCACTCGTCTGCGGGTCTCAGTGGCAGATACTGACGCAGTGGATCAAGATAAGCTGAAGAAACTCGGCGCAGCAGGCGTGGTTGTGGTATCTGGCGGAGTGCAGGCGATTTTTGGTACCAAGTCAGATAATCTGAAAACCGATATGGATGAGTGGATTCGTAACCACAGTTAA